From a region of the Halanaerobium hydrogeniformans genome:
- a CDS encoding PLP-dependent aminotransferase family protein yields the protein MFEIDRTKENGKALYLQIYQLLKKHIKNELNSDDKLPPIRKLAAELDVNPATVARAYNILDDQGLIYKKVGRGSFVAPKYSEQSLGSEKNKSMLKHGQIDLSENINFASAAPSTDLFPVADFKYAINKVLDRDQGEAFTYQKSQGYLGLRHSIREYFLEDGIKADLEQIQIVSGAQQAIDIMAKILIEYGDKVVVEEPTYFGALQAFKSRKAQIKSIKMLKDGLDLDKFEDYLKNNKIKFLFTMQNFHNPTGINWSNEKQLQLLELADKYNFYIIEDDLLSELYYSSNKVSSLKKFDENGRVIFIKSFSKVFMPGLRLAFIILPDNLLAEILETKYATDISSAGLTQRAFDYYLREGLFNKHINLKRELFKKRFKVMASEIEKQFSGLIELKYKPKGGLYFWLKLPETKNSHDFYEVAANKGVVFSPGSLFSIDQKPSRYFRLSFAAVNEQEISLGIKLLANTARNFLDDKKNNSNYSPLL from the coding sequence GTGTTTGAGATAGATAGAACAAAAGAAAATGGAAAGGCTCTTTATTTACAAATTTATCAGCTTTTAAAAAAGCATATTAAAAATGAACTAAATAGTGATGATAAACTTCCACCAATAAGAAAATTAGCAGCAGAATTAGATGTGAATCCAGCAACGGTTGCTAGAGCATATAATATTTTAGATGATCAGGGTTTGATATATAAAAAAGTTGGGAGGGGGAGTTTTGTGGCTCCTAAATATTCTGAACAAAGTTTAGGTTCAGAAAAAAACAAATCTATGTTAAAACATGGCCAAATCGATTTATCAGAAAACATTAATTTTGCTAGTGCAGCACCCAGCACAGATCTTTTCCCAGTAGCTGATTTTAAATATGCAATAAATAAGGTATTAGATCGTGATCAGGGAGAAGCTTTTACTTATCAGAAAAGCCAGGGCTATTTAGGTTTACGTCATTCAATTAGAGAATATTTTTTGGAAGATGGAATTAAAGCAGATTTAGAACAAATCCAGATTGTTTCTGGTGCTCAGCAGGCTATTGATATTATGGCTAAGATTTTAATTGAATATGGGGACAAAGTTGTAGTAGAAGAACCAACCTATTTTGGTGCTTTACAGGCCTTTAAGTCAAGAAAAGCCCAAATTAAAAGTATTAAAATGTTAAAAGACGGCCTTGATTTAGACAAGTTTGAAGATTATTTAAAAAATAATAAAATCAAGTTTTTGTTTACTATGCAAAACTTTCATAATCCTACAGGGATCAACTGGAGTAATGAAAAACAGCTGCAGTTATTAGAATTAGCTGATAAATACAATTTTTATATTATTGAAGATGACCTTTTGTCTGAATTATATTATTCATCAAATAAAGTTAGTTCGTTAAAAAAGTTTGATGAAAATGGCAGGGTGATTTTTATTAAAAGTTTTTCAAAGGTTTTTATGCCTGGTTTAAGATTAGCTTTTATCATTTTACCAGATAATTTGTTAGCTGAGATACTTGAGACCAAATATGCTACCGATATATCAAGTGCAGGTCTTACTCAGCGCGCTTTTGATTACTATTTACGAGAAGGTTTATTTAATAAACATATTAATTTAAAAAGAGAATTATTTAAAAAACGTTTTAAAGTAATGGCATCAGAAATAGAAAAACAGTTTTCGGGTTTAATTGAATTGAAATATAAACCGAAAGGTGGTTTATATTTTTGGCTCAAATTGCCTGAAACAAAAAATAGTCATGACTTTTACGAAGTTGCTGCTAATAAGGGGGTTGTTTTTTCTCCTGGAAGCTTATTCAGTATTGATCAAAAACCATCTCGGTATTTTAGATTAAGTTTTGCAGCTGTTAATGAGCAGGAAATTTCTTTAGGGATTAAGCTGCTTGCTAATACAGCCAGGAATTTTTTGGATGATAAGAAGAATAACAGTAATTATAGTCCTTTGCTTTAA
- the pdxS gene encoding pyridoxal 5'-phosphate synthase lyase subunit PdxS, producing the protein MENTYRLNKNLAQMLKGGVIMDVTNSQEAKIAEKAGAVAVMALERVPADIRKDGGIARMSDPKMIKEIVNSVSIPVMAKVRIGHFVEAQILEALAIDFIDESEVLTPADEKYHIDKEKFKIPFVCGAKNLGEALRRIGEGAAMIRTKGEAGTGNVVEAVRHIRTINREIKELSLMESEELMTAAKEMGAPYDLIKYVNENHKLPVVNFAAGGIATPADAALMMQLGCDGIFVGSGIFRSGNPTKRAEAIVEAVTHYQDSKILARISEDLGKAMSGLDIKGLSEEEKMSNRGW; encoded by the coding sequence ATGGAAAACACTTATAGGCTTAATAAAAATCTAGCTCAAATGTTAAAAGGTGGAGTGATAATGGATGTTACCAACAGCCAGGAGGCCAAAATTGCTGAAAAAGCAGGCGCTGTTGCGGTAATGGCATTAGAAAGAGTCCCGGCAGATATCAGAAAAGATGGCGGTATTGCCAGGATGTCAGATCCAAAAATGATCAAAGAAATAGTAAATTCTGTTTCTATACCTGTAATGGCTAAAGTTAGAATTGGTCATTTTGTAGAAGCGCAAATTTTAGAAGCACTTGCTATTGATTTTATTGATGAAAGTGAAGTACTTACACCTGCTGATGAAAAATATCATATTGACAAAGAAAAATTTAAGATCCCATTTGTTTGTGGGGCAAAAAATTTAGGAGAAGCGCTCAGAAGAATTGGAGAAGGTGCAGCTATGATTAGAACTAAAGGTGAAGCCGGAACCGGTAATGTAGTTGAAGCAGTTCGCCATATTAGAACAATTAACAGAGAAATCAAAGAACTATCTTTAATGGAAAGTGAAGAATTAATGACAGCTGCCAAAGAAATGGGTGCCCCTTATGATTTAATTAAATATGTAAATGAAAACCATAAATTACCGGTTGTTAATTTTGCAGCAGGGGGAATCGCTACTCCAGCTGATGCTGCTTTAATGATGCAGTTAGGCTGTGATGGCATTTTTGTCGGTTCTGGAATCTTCCGTTCGGGCAACCCAACAAAAAGAGCAGAAGCTATTGTTGAAGCTGTTACTCATTATCAAGATTCAAAAATATTAGCCAGAATTTCAGAAGATTTGGGTAAGGCAATGTCTGGACTTGATATAAAAGGGTTGAGTGAAGAAGAAAAAATGTCAAATAGAGG